From Colias croceus chromosome 24, ilColCroc2.1, the proteins below share one genomic window:
- the LOC123702691 gene encoding nucleolar protein 56, with product MSKLYVLFEHAAGFALFRVAEFEELATFLPQVEQSVTDLQRFNSVVSLIAFQPFKSAILALENINAISEGILPEDLNLFLEGALPKRKKRSKCTLGVLDPKLGAAISEALEIPCSHIGAVPELIRGIKFHFHALIKGLTQKACSVAQLGLGHSYSRARVKFNVHRVDNMIIQSIALLDQLDKDVNTFSMRIREWYSYHFPELVSIVPDNHLYTKCAEYIKDRKSLTEESVEPLTEILGDSEKAQAIIDASKMSMGMDISPVDLINIQMFAGRVVSLSNYRKQISEYLHTKMNSVAPNLTTLIGDQVGARLISKAGSLTNLAKYPASTLQILGAEKALFRALKTRSNTPKYGLLYHSTFIGRAGLKNKGRISRYLANKCSIASRIDCFSENQTTVFGEKLRQQVEDRLKFYETGDIPMKNIEVMKLAMEEAEQQSQEEPSAKKKKKKKKEKKEVEVMEE from the exons ATG AGTAAGCTGTACGTGCTCTTCGAGCACGCCGCAGGCTTCGCCCTCTTCCGCGTGGCGGAGTTCGAGGAGCTGGCGACGTTCTTGCCGCAAGTGGAGCAGTCTGTGACGGACTTGCAGCGTTTCAACTCAGTTGTGTCTCTGATTGCGTTCCAGCCATTCAAGTCCGCTATTTTGGCTTTGGAGAACATTAATGCGATATCTGAAG GTATTTTACCAGAAGATTTGAACCTCTTCCTTGAGGGGGCGTTACCGAAACGCAAGAAGCGATCAAAATGCACGCTAGGTGTGCTGGATCCCAAGCTTGGTGCAGCTATCAGCGAAGCCCTGGAGATTCCCTGCTCGCACATTGGTGCAGTACCTGAATTGATTAGAG GTATCAAGTTTCACTTCCATGCACTAATCAAGGGGCTCACGCAGAAAGCATGTAGCGTGGCCCAACTCGGACTTGGCCATTCGTACTCCCGTGCGAGAGTGAAGTTCAACGTGCACAGAGTGGATAATATGATCATACAGTCTATTGCGCTGTTGGATCAGCTTGATAAAGATGTTAACACGTTTTCTATGAGGATCAG AGAATGGTACTCCTACCACTTCCCAGAGCTCGTCAGCATAGTCCCTGACAACCATCTATACACAAAATGTGCGGAATACATTAAAGACAGGAAATCTCTCACCGAAGAATCAGTGGAGCCACTCACTGAGATACTTGGTGACTCGGAGAAGGCCCAAGCAATCATTGATGCGTCCAAAATGTCAATGGGAATGGATATATCGCCTGTGGACCTGATTAATATACAAATGTTTGCGGGGAGGGTTGTGTCGTTGAGTAATTACAG AAAGCAAATATCGGAGTACCTTCACACAAAGATGAACTCGGTGGCTCCAAACCTCACCACTCTCATCGGAGACCAGGTCGGGGCTCGGCTGATATCCAAGGCTGGTTCGCTCACCAACCTGGCCAAGTATCCTGCGTCTACTTTGCAGATTCTTG GTGCGGAAAAAGCTCTATTCCGAGCGTTAAAAACACGCTCGAACACACCCAAATATGGTTTATTATACCATTCTACATTCATTGGTCGAGCCGGTCTGAAGAACAAGGGCAGGATCAGCCGATACTTGGCCAATAAGTGTTCTATAGCGTCGAGGATTGATTGTTTCTCTG AGAACCAGACAACAGTATTTGGTGAAAAACTGCGTCAACAAGTTGAAGATCGTCTGAAGTTCTACGAAACCGGTGACATTCCTATGAAAAACATTGAGGTTATGAAACTAGCTATGGAAGAAGCAGAACAGCAGAGCCAAGAAGAGCCGAGCgctaaaaagaagaaaaagaagaagaaagaaaagaaagaagtAGAAGTTATGGAGGAATAG